One part of the Lachnospiraceae bacterium JLR.KK002 genome encodes these proteins:
- a CDS encoding RsmE family RNA methyltransferase, protein MFQFFAGPEQIGEKEAFITGSDVNHIRNVLRMKPGEQIRVSDQQGRDVLCEIRKTEGEKITLEILKSCEGTEPPVKITLFQALPKGDKMDLVIQKAVELGVSEIIPVAMGNCVVKLDEKRAEHKRIRWQAIAESAAKQSKRSVIPNVCPVHSFAEAAEYVRTMEVRLLPYEQERGMAHTREVFRTIEKGASIGIFIGPEGGFASGEIEAVKDYMEIISLGNRILRTETAGMAVLAMLLYEMED, encoded by the coding sequence ATGTTTCAGTTTTTTGCAGGGCCGGAGCAAATCGGGGAAAAGGAAGCCTTTATTACGGGCAGCGATGTGAATCATATTCGGAATGTGCTGCGTATGAAACCGGGCGAACAGATACGGGTCAGCGACCAGCAGGGCAGGGATGTTCTGTGCGAAATCCGGAAGACGGAAGGGGAGAAAATTACCCTTGAGATTTTAAAATCCTGTGAGGGTACGGAGCCGCCGGTGAAAATCACCTTATTTCAGGCGCTGCCCAAGGGAGATAAAATGGATTTGGTGATTCAGAAAGCCGTGGAACTGGGGGTCAGTGAAATTATTCCGGTGGCCATGGGCAACTGTGTGGTGAAGCTGGATGAAAAGCGGGCGGAGCACAAACGCATCCGCTGGCAGGCCATTGCGGAAAGCGCGGCAAAACAGTCAAAGCGAAGTGTCATTCCGAACGTGTGCCCGGTACATTCTTTTGCCGAGGCGGCGGAGTATGTGCGGACCATGGAGGTACGCCTGCTTCCCTATGAGCAGGAGCGGGGTATGGCCCACACCAGAGAGGTGTTCCGAACCATCGAAAAAGGGGCGTCCATTGGAATTTTTATCGGGCCGGAAGGCGGATTTGCCTCCGGAGAAATTGAGGCGGTAAAGGATTATATGGAAATTATTTCACTGGGGAACCGTATACTGCGGACGGAGACAGCGGGAATGGCAGTTCTTGCCATGCTGCTTTATGAAATGGAGGATTAG
- a CDS encoding LacI family DNA-binding transcriptional regulator encodes MASIREVAQEAGVGVGTVSRALNGSGYVSAETRKKIEKAARKLNYTPNELARNLYHNKTGIVGVIVPDLDHPFFASLVKYIEMELYEQGYKTMICNTVGISSREQEYLDMLGRNMVDGIITASHGLEVEEYRRQVKPIVSIDRDLGPQIPLIGCDHAKGGRLAAELMIKAGRKKIYLVSGISPNVTANDRYLAFMRKMEGTGVTVLREVMEWNIFHWDAHYKMAEEIFKNYPDIDGIFGGDLAAIACLNMAQKRGLRVPEDISIIGFDATTPSNMVYPRLTAIRQNVELLAEVSVNTLLDIVEQRKNVPHRLILDVEIQPGGTA; translated from the coding sequence ATGGCAAGTATCAGAGAAGTAGCACAGGAAGCAGGAGTAGGAGTGGGAACCGTGTCACGCGCCCTGAATGGTTCCGGGTATGTTTCGGCCGAGACAAGGAAAAAAATTGAAAAAGCAGCCAGGAAGCTGAACTATACGCCTAATGAGCTGGCAAGAAATCTCTATCATAATAAAACAGGAATCGTGGGAGTGATCGTGCCTGATCTGGATCATCCCTTTTTTGCTTCCCTGGTGAAATATATTGAAATGGAATTATATGAACAGGGATACAAAACCATGATTTGCAATACGGTAGGCATCAGCAGCCGGGAACAGGAATATCTGGATATGCTGGGGCGGAACATGGTGGACGGGATTATCACAGCTTCTCATGGTCTGGAGGTGGAAGAATACCGCAGGCAGGTGAAGCCTATTGTCTCTATAGACCGTGATCTTGGGCCTCAGATTCCACTGATAGGCTGCGACCATGCAAAGGGCGGGAGACTGGCGGCGGAACTTATGATTAAGGCCGGGCGAAAGAAAATATACCTGGTTTCCGGAATTTCGCCGAATGTTACGGCAAATGACAGATACCTTGCATTTATGCGGAAAATGGAAGGAACAGGAGTCACGGTTCTCAGGGAAGTAATGGAATGGAATATATTTCACTGGGATGCACATTATAAAATGGCGGAAGAAATTTTTAAGAACTATCCCGATATTGACGGAATTTTTGGAGGGGATCTGGCCGCCATTGCCTGTCTGAACATGGCACAGAAAAGAGGGCTGCGGGTACCGGAAGATATTTCGATTATTGGATTTGATGCCACAACGCCTTCCAATATGGTATATCCCCGGCTGACTGCAATTCGGCAAAATGTAGAATTATTGGCTGAAGTTTCGGTGAATACCCTGCTGGACATCGTGGAACAGCGGAAAAATGTGCCTCATCGTCTGATTCTGGACGTGGAAATCCAGCCTGGAGGAACAGCATAA
- a CDS encoding sodium-dependent transporter, with protein MEREKLGSRLGFILLSAGCAIGIGNVWRFPYVAGMYGGGVFVLFYLFFLIIMGVPVMTMEFAVGRASRKSIVRSFQELEKPGQKWHLNGYPGMAGNYLLMMFYTTVTGWMLYYFYQMLTGKFQGKDAGQVGQMFQDMLLSPQILGSAMVIIVAAGIFICSMGLQKGVEKITKVMMSMLLAIIVLLAVHSCTLENGLEGLKFYLLPDFQRMQEVGIWETVTAAMNQAFFTLSLGIGAMGIFGSYIDKSHRLLSESVNIALLDTFVALVSGLIIFPACFSFGISPDMGPRLIFVTLPNVFNGMAGGRVWGTLFFIFMTFAAFSTILAVFENIISCGMDLFHWSRKKSCLINLGAIILLSLPCVFGYNLWSDFQPLGAGSTVLDLEDFLVSNLILPIGSLCYLLFCVTRFGWGFENYRKETNTGNGLKLPRWIRPYLTFILPVLILFLIVKGLLGN; from the coding sequence ATGGAAAGAGAAAAATTAGGTTCCCGCCTTGGATTTATTTTACTGTCCGCAGGCTGCGCAATCGGAATCGGCAACGTATGGAGGTTCCCCTATGTGGCCGGTATGTATGGAGGAGGCGTCTTTGTGCTTTTCTATCTGTTTTTCCTGATTATCATGGGCGTTCCGGTCATGACCATGGAATTTGCTGTGGGCCGGGCCAGCAGGAAAAGCATTGTCCGAAGTTTTCAGGAACTGGAAAAACCGGGACAGAAATGGCATCTGAATGGTTATCCTGGAATGGCAGGCAACTATCTTCTGATGATGTTCTACACCACGGTAACCGGATGGATGCTGTACTATTTTTACCAGATGCTCACCGGAAAATTTCAGGGAAAAGACGCCGGACAGGTAGGACAGATGTTTCAGGATATGCTTTTAAGCCCGCAGATTCTGGGTTCTGCCATGGTAATCATTGTGGCCGCAGGAATATTCATCTGTTCCATGGGCCTGCAGAAAGGTGTGGAAAAGATTACCAAGGTTATGATGAGTATGCTGCTTGCCATTATTGTTCTTCTGGCAGTCCATAGCTGTACGCTGGAAAATGGTCTGGAAGGGCTGAAATTTTATCTGCTTCCTGATTTTCAGAGAATGCAGGAAGTGGGCATCTGGGAAACGGTTACCGCAGCCATGAATCAGGCGTTTTTCACCCTGAGCCTTGGAATCGGCGCCATGGGAATATTCGGCAGCTACATTGATAAAAGCCACCGGCTCCTGAGCGAATCGGTAAATATCGCCCTTCTGGACACCTTTGTGGCTCTTGTTTCCGGTCTGATTATTTTCCCCGCCTGCTTTTCTTTCGGCATCAGCCCGGATATGGGACCGCGCCTGATTTTTGTCACGCTGCCCAATGTATTTAACGGAATGGCCGGCGGACGCGTCTGGGGTACGCTGTTTTTCATCTTTATGACGTTTGCGGCCTTCTCCACCATACTGGCTGTATTTGAAAATATCATTTCCTGCGGTATGGATTTATTTCACTGGAGCAGAAAGAAGTCCTGCCTGATTAATCTGGGGGCAATTATCCTTCTGTCTCTGCCCTGTGTATTCGGCTATAATCTGTGGTCTGATTTTCAGCCTCTCGGCGCAGGCAGCACGGTTCTGGATCTGGAAGATTTTCTGGTAAGCAACCTGATACTGCCCATCGGTTCCCTCTGCTATCTTCTGTTCTGCGTGACACGGTTCGGCTGGGGCTTTGAAAATTACAGAAAAGAAACCAATACCGGTAACGGTCTTAAGCTGCCCCGGTGGATTCGTCCTTATCTGACGTTTATCCTGCCTGTGCTGATCCTGTTTCTGATTGTAAAAGGACTCCTGGGAAATTAA
- a CDS encoding cysteine desulfurase family protein, whose translation MGAYFDNAATTRCCDGAKARVIQALSEDYGNPSSLHVRGMEAENQIRKAREQIGRTLKCKESELIFTSGGTESNNLAILGAAMANRRRGMHLITTEVEHPAVSSPMKFLEEQGFTVTRLKVDRDGLISLEELEHAIRPDTILVSVMYVNNEIGAVEPVEEAARVIHSRNPETLFHVDAIQAYGKYMIYPGRTGIDLMSVSGHKIHGPKGVGFLYVKEKTRIIPVMYGGGQQKNMRSGTENVPGIAGLGQAAQEAYEDFSGKQAYLYGLKERFLAGLAGLEWAHVNGRTGRDSAPHIISLSVDGVRSEVLLHGLEDKEIYVSAGSACASNKPAPSSTLQAIHVKREYLDSTIRISFCRENTPEEVDECLDVLKSLVPVLQRYTRH comes from the coding sequence ATGGGAGCATATTTTGATAATGCGGCCACGACCCGCTGCTGTGACGGGGCAAAAGCACGAGTCATTCAGGCATTGTCGGAAGACTATGGCAATCCATCCTCCCTGCATGTCAGGGGCATGGAAGCAGAAAACCAGATTCGGAAAGCCAGGGAGCAGATTGGCAGGACTCTGAAATGTAAGGAGTCGGAACTGATTTTTACTTCCGGCGGAACAGAGTCCAATAATCTGGCCATTCTGGGCGCGGCAATGGCAAACAGACGCAGAGGTATGCATTTGATTACCACGGAAGTGGAACATCCGGCGGTATCTTCGCCCATGAAATTTCTGGAAGAACAGGGCTTTACCGTTACCAGGCTGAAGGTGGACCGGGACGGGCTGATTTCCCTGGAAGAACTGGAACATGCCATCCGGCCGGACACCATTCTTGTATCTGTCATGTATGTGAATAATGAAATCGGAGCTGTGGAGCCTGTAGAGGAGGCGGCCAGGGTGATTCACAGCAGGAATCCGGAGACTCTGTTTCATGTGGACGCCATTCAGGCCTATGGAAAATATATGATTTATCCCGGAAGAACGGGCATTGATCTGATGTCGGTCAGCGGCCATAAAATTCACGGGCCCAAAGGGGTGGGGTTTTTATATGTGAAAGAAAAAACCAGAATAATACCGGTGATGTACGGCGGAGGACAGCAGAAAAATATGCGTTCCGGTACAGAAAATGTGCCCGGAATTGCAGGTCTGGGACAGGCCGCCCAGGAAGCATACGAAGACTTTTCCGGGAAGCAGGCATATCTGTATGGGCTGAAGGAGAGATTTCTGGCAGGGCTGGCAGGGCTGGAGTGGGCCCATGTGAACGGGAGGACCGGCCGGGACAGCGCTCCTCATATTATCAGTCTCAGCGTGGACGGAGTGCGCAGCGAAGTATTACTGCACGGGCTGGAGGACAAAGAGATTTACGTGTCTGCCGGAAGCGCCTGCGCATCCAATAAACCCGCCCCCAGCAGTACCCTTCAGGCCATCCATGTAAAACGGGAATATCTGGATTCCACCATACGAATCAGCTTCTGCAGAGAGAATACTCCGGAAGAGGTGGACGAATGCCTGGATGTCCTGAAAAGTCTGGTTCCCGTACTTCAGAGATATACCAGACATTAG
- the thiI gene encoding tRNA uracil 4-sulfurtransferase ThiI: MFKAFLIKYGEIGIKGKNRHLFEAALVQQIKYALKPVEGEFSITREQGRIYVEALGDYDYQETLEHLQRVFGIVGICPVVITEDEGFEKLAEDVISWLDRRYPDKNMTFKVHTRRARKNYPLCSMEVNAALGERILEAFPEMKVDVHHPDILVNVEIRKKINLYSDVLPGPGGMPVGTNGKGMLLLSGGIDSPVAGYMIAKRGVKIDAVYFHAPPYTSERAKQKVVDLARIVAKYAGPIYLKVVNFTDIQMYIYEQCPHEELTIIMRRYMMRIAEHFAEETGSLGLITGESIGQVASQTMQSLAATDEVCRFPVYRPLIGFDKQEIIAVSEKIGTYETSVLPYEDCCTIFVAKHPVTKPSLKVIRRSETHLKEKIDEMVRTAIETAETIVVE; the protein is encoded by the coding sequence ATGTTTAAAGCATTTTTAATCAAATACGGAGAAATCGGCATTAAGGGGAAAAATCGTCATCTCTTTGAGGCCGCACTGGTGCAGCAGATAAAATATGCCCTGAAACCGGTAGAGGGAGAATTTTCCATTACCAGAGAACAGGGCCGGATTTATGTGGAAGCGCTGGGGGATTATGATTATCAGGAAACTCTGGAACATCTTCAGCGGGTGTTTGGGATTGTGGGTATCTGTCCCGTGGTGATTACCGAAGACGAGGGATTTGAAAAGCTGGCGGAGGATGTGATTTCCTGGCTGGACAGACGTTATCCGGATAAAAATATGACCTTTAAAGTCCACACCCGCCGGGCAAGAAAAAATTATCCTCTCTGTTCCATGGAGGTAAACGCAGCGCTGGGAGAACGGATTCTGGAAGCTTTTCCGGAAATGAAAGTGGACGTGCACCATCCGGATATTCTGGTAAATGTTGAAATCCGAAAGAAAATCAATCTCTATTCGGATGTTCTGCCGGGGCCGGGCGGAATGCCTGTGGGCACCAACGGAAAAGGTATGCTGTTATTGTCCGGAGGCATTGACAGCCCTGTGGCCGGATACATGATTGCAAAACGAGGGGTTAAGATTGACGCTGTTTATTTCCATGCGCCGCCTTATACCAGCGAACGTGCAAAACAGAAAGTAGTGGATCTGGCCAGGATTGTGGCAAAATATGCAGGCCCCATCTATCTGAAAGTGGTGAATTTTACCGACATTCAGATGTATATTTACGAGCAGTGCCCCCATGAGGAACTGACCATTATCATGCGGCGTTATATGATGCGGATTGCAGAGCATTTTGCGGAAGAGACAGGTTCCCTTGGGCTGATTACCGGGGAGAGTATCGGACAGGTGGCCAGCCAGACCATGCAGTCGCTGGCAGCTACGGACGAAGTATGCAGATTTCCGGTATACCGGCCGCTGATTGGCTTTGACAAACAGGAGATTATTGCAGTTTCAGAGAAAATCGGCACTTACGAGACTTCCGTTCTGCCTTATGAGGACTGCTGCACCATTTTTGTGGCAAAGCACCCGGTAACAAAACCCAGTCTGAAAGTAATCAGGCGTTCGGAAACTCATCTGAAAGAAAAGATTGATGAAATGGTACGGACTGCCATTGAGACAGCAGAGACGATTGTGGTGGAATAA
- a CDS encoding HPr family phosphocarrier protein has translation MKTVQISLNSIDKVKSFVNAISQFEFDFDLISGRYVIDAKSIMGIFSLDLSKPIDLAIHAETEVDDIMEALKPYLV, from the coding sequence ATGAAAACAGTTCAGATTTCTTTAAATTCTATTGATAAGGTGAAATCTTTCGTAAATGCCATCTCTCAGTTTGAGTTCGATTTCGATTTGATTTCCGGAAGATACGTGATTGACGCAAAATCTATTATGGGTATTTTCAGCCTTGACCTTTCCAAGCCCATTGATCTGGCAATCCATGCGGAAACAGAAGTGGACGACATTATGGAAGCGTTAAAACCATATCTGGTTTAA
- the prmA gene encoding 50S ribosomal protein L11 methyltransferase, which translates to MKWKKYTIQTTTQAEDFISSMLADLGVEGVQIEDNIPLSAEDKEKMYIDILPELPPDDGSARVSFFLEEGKDDGALLEQVREELESLRLFVNLGEGTITQGETEDKDWVNNWKQYFKAFTIEHILIKPTWEPWPEESDSRITIEIDPGTSFGTGRHETTQLCIRQLCRHMKAGDRILDVGCGSGILSLVSHKLGASHVTGTDIDSLCIQASLDNWRLNRLPEEGSRFLHGNLIEDRKLQEQVGGDYDIVAANILADIIIPLTPVIPRHLKKGGIYITSGIIDFKEEAVKEAIQHAGLTVLEVNRQGEWVSITAENR; encoded by the coding sequence ATGAAGTGGAAAAAATATACCATTCAGACCACCACCCAGGCAGAGGATTTTATCAGCAGTATGCTGGCGGATCTGGGTGTGGAAGGGGTGCAGATTGAAGATAATATTCCCTTATCGGCAGAGGATAAGGAAAAAATGTATATTGATATTCTTCCGGAGCTGCCGCCGGATGACGGAAGTGCCAGAGTAAGTTTTTTTCTGGAGGAAGGAAAGGACGACGGGGCGCTGCTGGAACAGGTGAGAGAAGAACTGGAATCTCTGCGGCTGTTTGTGAACCTGGGCGAGGGAACGATTACCCAGGGAGAGACAGAAGACAAAGACTGGGTGAATAACTGGAAACAGTATTTTAAAGCCTTTACCATTGAACATATCCTGATTAAGCCCACCTGGGAGCCCTGGCCGGAGGAGTCAGACAGCCGGATTACCATTGAAATAGACCCCGGAACTTCTTTTGGAACAGGAAGACATGAGACCACCCAGCTCTGCATCCGGCAGTTATGCCGCCATATGAAGGCGGGGGACCGGATACTGGATGTGGGCTGCGGAAGCGGCATTCTCTCGCTGGTCAGCCATAAACTGGGAGCCTCCCATGTAACCGGAACAGACATTGATTCCCTGTGTATACAGGCTTCCCTTGACAACTGGCGGCTCAACCGTCTGCCGGAGGAAGGCAGCCGGTTTTTGCACGGGAACCTGATAGAGGACAGGAAACTGCAGGAACAGGTGGGAGGGGATTATGATATTGTGGCGGCAAATATTCTGGCCGATATTATTATTCCCCTGACGCCGGTGATTCCCCGTCATCTGAAAAAGGGCGGTATTTATATTACCAGCGGTATTATTGACTTTAAAGAAGAAGCGGTAAAAGAAGCCATTCAACATGCAGGACTGACCGTTCTGGAAGTGAACCGTCAGGGAGAGTGGGTCAGCATTACCGCAGAAAACAGGTAG
- the mtaB gene encoding tRNA (N(6)-L-threonylcarbamoyladenosine(37)-C(2))-methylthiotransferase MtaB — protein sequence MRKVALHNLGCKVNAYETESMRRILEEAGYEIVPFEEQADVYVINTCSVTNMADRKSRQMIHRARKRNPGSVVVAAGCYVQTAEEHVREDGAADILIGNNKKHELADLLEHFFAEREKQKESMMPAQEERNASCVLVENIAEDRIYEESGVNRAGEHTRAFVKVQDGCNQFCSYCIIPYARGRVRSRNPEHTLREVEALAANGYREVVLTGIHLSSYGTDLNRQDTPAREEISLLALVQKVHEIKGIERIRLGSLEPKIVTEDFVRALSKLPKVCPHFHLSLQSGCDATLKRMNRKYTCEEYAKGCGLLRKYFTHPAITTDVIVGFPGETEDEFAVTRKFLKSIGFFEIHIFRYSRREGTPAAGMEHQIPEQVKAERSDALFTDLSRMNREFLDWYSGREVEVLMEEEISVEGKKYFLGHTGEYVKAAVHLPDGASRNLANKLVKGRVASVLTEDVLLLEFMEEE from the coding sequence ATGAGAAAAGTAGCGCTGCATAATCTGGGATGTAAAGTGAATGCATATGAGACAGAAAGTATGCGCCGGATTCTGGAAGAAGCCGGATATGAGATTGTCCCATTTGAAGAACAGGCAGACGTCTATGTCATCAATACATGTTCTGTGACAAATATGGCTGACCGGAAATCCAGACAGATGATTCACCGGGCCAGAAAAAGGAATCCGGGAAGTGTGGTGGTGGCGGCAGGCTGTTATGTACAGACGGCAGAGGAACATGTCCGGGAAGACGGGGCTGCTGATATTTTAATAGGAAATAATAAGAAACATGAACTGGCAGATTTGCTGGAACATTTTTTTGCAGAGCGGGAAAAGCAGAAAGAAAGTATGATGCCTGCGCAGGAGGAAAGAAATGCTTCCTGCGTGCTGGTGGAAAATATTGCAGAGGACAGAATCTATGAAGAATCCGGCGTGAACCGGGCCGGAGAGCATACGCGGGCATTTGTAAAAGTACAGGACGGCTGTAACCAGTTCTGCAGTTACTGCATTATCCCCTATGCCAGAGGGCGGGTCAGAAGCAGGAATCCGGAACATACACTCCGGGAAGTGGAAGCCCTGGCTGCCAACGGATACCGGGAAGTGGTGCTGACAGGCATTCATCTGAGTTCTTACGGGACAGACCTGAACCGGCAGGATACTCCGGCCAGGGAAGAAATCAGCCTGCTGGCGCTGGTTCAGAAAGTCCATGAAATAAAGGGAATTGAACGTATCCGGCTGGGGTCTCTGGAGCCGAAAATTGTAACAGAAGATTTTGTCCGGGCGCTGTCAAAGCTGCCGAAAGTCTGCCCTCATTTTCATCTGTCCCTGCAGAGCGGCTGTGACGCCACCTTAAAACGGATGAATCGGAAATATACCTGTGAGGAGTATGCAAAAGGGTGTGGGCTGCTGCGGAAATATTTTACCCATCCGGCCATTACCACGGACGTAATTGTGGGTTTTCCGGGAGAGACAGAAGACGAATTTGCAGTTACAAGAAAATTTCTTAAAAGTATCGGATTCTTTGAAATCCATATTTTCCGCTATTCCCGCCGGGAGGGAACGCCTGCGGCCGGAATGGAACATCAGATACCGGAGCAGGTGAAAGCAGAGCGCAGCGACGCACTTTTTACAGACCTGTCCCGGATGAACCGGGAATTTCTGGACTGGTATTCCGGCCGGGAGGTGGAAGTTCTGATGGAAGAAGAAATTTCTGTGGAAGGAAAAAAGTATTTTCTGGGCCACACAGGGGAATACGTGAAAGCAGCGGTACATTTGCCGGATGGAGCATCCCGAAATCTGGCAAATAAGCTGGTGAAAGGCCGGGTGGCGTCGGTGCTGACGGAGGATGTGCTGCTGCTGGAGTTTATGGAGGAAGAATAA